In Juglans microcarpa x Juglans regia isolate MS1-56 chromosome 1S, Jm3101_v1.0, whole genome shotgun sequence, the genomic stretch GCACCGGACGATGTCAAGATCCTATTCAGCCAGTACTCGGAGAATGGAACTATGGCCGCGGATCACCTCCGGAGGTTCTTGGTCGAGGTCCAGAAGGACCATAATGCCACCCTAGAGGACGCTCAAGCAATAATTGACGGTCTCGGCCGCCTCCACGACCTCCGGCACCACAATATCTTTCATCGAAAGGGCATTACTGTCGAGGCCTTCTTGAAGTACCTTTTCTCAGACACTAACCCTCCTCTCTCACCTCTCGGGGTAATGCTCATACTCTTTAAAGCCTTCGTTGTCTCCTTgtaattgcttttctttttttttttcttcttcttcttattgtTATTGCGTTTATAATTCCATGTTTGATTCCGAGAACAATGgtggaaaaggaaagagagagacaatgTTAGTATGTGTTTGTTTTtggaaggaaggaaaagaaagaggtGGACTTAGCTAAGTCaagtttattacttttttatttttttattttatcgaTCTGTCACATAGTATTCTTCTTTCTCAGCAAGCTGTCACGAGTATGAATGTGCTTATAATAATGATGCAACGCTTCTTTTGCATCACGTGGCATGCTGCCACGTATTTGTGATTACACAAATTTCGTAAGGAACAATATGGGAAGAACTAGACGGCAAGCTCTATGGGCCCACCGTGGCCAATGTAGTCAAATTAGCAAACTTTCGATCACCAATGTATTGTTTGAAGAAGACTATTGTCGAGTTAATTACTGGCGATTGGTTTTAATGAACGTGATCGATACAAAATACCTATGCCACGGAATCTGTTCTTAGTGAACATCCTCTAAAATTTGTGTCTCAATTTTCATTAAATTGATGGTTTTTCCTTATTTCGCACTTTCGTTTTTGTTATCTTCCTTCTTTATAACTACTAGTTCAGGACAGACTAAGGACTCACacaattgttaattaattaacttgcTGCTGTAAATTTAGAACAACAGCACTTTCTTGGTAACCATTTGCTATATTCTAGGTGCACCATGATATGACTGCGCCGCTGTcgcattatttcatatatacgGGTCACAATTCCTATCTGACCGGGAATCAGCTGAGCAGTGCCTGCAGTGATGGCCCCATCATAAATGCCCTGCAGAAAGGTGTGCGGGTAATTGAGTTGGATATATGGCCGAACTCCAAGAAAGATAATGTGGAGGTTCTTCATGGAAGGTGTGGTTTTTAACATGCAAACTTTTGTGCACATTATATGGGTGCAAGAGACTTCCCATCTTTTTGACAATTAGAAACTAGTATTTGCCACCCAAATAGTAACATTATTGATACAAGAGGAAGAGTGTGATGAGTGAGATTTGTAATTTTCCTATAAGATTGTACCTATGCTACAATAATACACCTTTTCCAATGATATCCACTGCCAATTGGAATatcttcaattttcaaataagtcTTTATGAACTTTGGTTGCACCCACCTgcacttttaataaaattggtttatttatataaaaaaagtggTGAAGTAAATTGTTGCAGTTGAGCTGGTTGGCGAAAAAATGATTTATGTAGCCAACTCCAGTTATTGGGATTAACCATTGGTTTGATTGATttaagttaattatattctaCTTGCCATGTTCTTAGTTGGCAGATTGGTTTTCTCGTATAGGACACTAACTACGCCAGTGGAACTCATCAAATGTTTGAAGTCTATAAAGGAGCATGCCTTTATTGCATCTGAATATCCAGTTGTAATAACTCTAGAAGACCACCTTACACCAGATCTTCAGGCTAAAGTGGCTGAAGTGAGTATTTAGTTTTATGAATAAATACATTTTCCGTTCTCCAATAACAATGTTTTATACTGTGCAATTGAACTATCAAAACTAACACATTACATACTCCTATTGCCATTTTTTGTTAATAGCACCATCCATCTCAGTTTGGCTGTTAAGATGGCAATTTATATGGTGTAATCTTGTTTGTGAAATTTTAATGGAACGTGCTATTTGATAGACAATGATAGAGGATGCAATGTGTTAGCTATTATAGTTTAGGGTGTAAAGTGTAAAGCATCAATTAATTGGAGggtaaaaaatgttttttctcCTTAATTTTATGTTGGTTTTAACAGTGCTCTTCTAATAATTTACAATATGTTCACCAATTTCTAGATGGCCACTCAAACATTTGGAGACATACTCTTTACTCCTGGCTCAGAATCCTTGAAGGAGTTTCCATCCCCAGAATCCTTGAAGAAAAGGATTATCATATCAACCAAACCACCTAAGGAATACCTTGAGGCCAAAGAaatcaaggaaaaagaaagtgatTCACAAAAAGGGAAAGCTTTAGGTGATGAAAAAGCTTGGGGGAGGGAAGTCTCAAACCTGAAAGACATAGCTTTGGCAAATGACAAGGTGCGGAGATGTATATAATTTCCTTGTTCACTGATTTACTTGAGGTACTGAGTTCTTGTTTCTGCTTTCTAATGTCATATTCTGGCAGAATGATTTGGATGAAGAAGAGAATAATGAAGAGGAAGATCTTGATGATGCAGATCCCAAGTTGCAGCAACATGCAGCACCTGAATACAAGCGTTTAATTACCATTCATGCTGGTAAGCCAAAAGGTGGATTACAAGAATGTTTCAAGGTGGACCCTGAGAAAGTTAGACGCCTTAGCTTAAGTGAGCAACAACTTGAAAAGGCTGTACTGACTCATGGAAAAGAACTTGTCAGGTATTAACACGATTTCTCTAACTGTGTTCTGCCTTTTTTGTTCTTTAGGTCTTGCAAAGAGATTTCATTTGTGCCTATGGCATGTTTTCAATGGTTACAAGAATGTCTCCCATCTAGTGATATTCATGCAAAAAGCTTCATCCAGGCttgttttttgagtttttgcttCTGTGTTGCTCGGTGCAGAGAAGTTCAAAGTTCTGTAATATTCCTTATTGACATACCTTGAGAGATAGTTAAATGATATTAGAGCTTGACAAATAAAGCCCTTATCTCCCTCAGAGATTCTTCATGCTTTATCTTCTCTTCAAGTTACAGATCTCCACCTTTCTTATTTTCACATTCCCCTTGAAGCTTCTCAACATGGCCATTGAACTCCAAGTTTCTTTCTTTAGCACGAGTATATctagattttcttgtttcttgtacTGTAAAAATGTCGAATTGCAAGTTCACCAACATTATTTTAGCAACCCTACTATCATTGTCAATTCTTTACTCTCTTCAAAGTGGTCTACTACACTTATGGAATGCAAGTTGCATGGGAGAGAATTGTTTTGGAGAATAGTGCCCTGTTACTTGCCTATTAAGTAAGAACATCGCTGATTTTATGCGCATGAAGAACAATTTTTGGTCCCTACGCCAACAACAGGTAGAAGATTAGCTACTCCTTGTTTTCAATTCATGAGAATGGCATGGTTGGGGAATAATTGAGGTTTGGAGCAATCCAAGCAACATCGACAGTAGAGCTCATTGGTCATTTACTAAACCCCGCTCCCATTTCTTGGGCTTTTAGATCCTCGTTTCCACAAAGACCAAAGCACACTATTACTAGGTCCTACATGTTTAAAGACTAAACAACCACCCCCAAGGAGTAACCAGATGCCAATGCCACACAATTTGCATGACTGGGCCCTCCACTTgagaatttatatattgatatataagtGAGAAAGAGAATCGTTGCTAGAGATTTATCAAGCTAAAGTACTAGTTATATGGACTATAATAACTGAATCTTAGCAGAGGCCTTAGCTGTGAGATGGGCTCTAGAGCTAGCACAACAGGGAGCTGGGGTAATGTTCTGGTGGAAGCCTATGCTGCACCTTTTAATTGTACACATTCTGAAAAAGAAGGTGCTGTCTAACTGGAGTGTTGAGACTTCAGTTTATGATATTTGGAAGCTTAGGGGTaccattttgtattttaatatgtCTGGGGTTAGTAGAAATTCCAATTTTGCAGCAGATTAACTTCAGAGTGGGCAGTATGGctacttttgtatattttaatgtCTCTCATGTTTGAGCCAGACCAATTCCCTTTGCCCTTGACAGAGCTATCTCATTCGAAGCTTGTAATGACTCCTTTGGTGCAACATAAGGCTTTTTCTCTTCAGCACCCAAAAAACCTTAAGGATGATCTAAAAGTGCTGTTCTGACACAGTAGATGTGATGGATTAGTGCAGAGGAAGGACCAACTAGTAGAGATCCTCTTTATAAGATGAATCAATATGGTGGTACTGCTATTTTTGGTCGATCACTTACTTTAAAATGGTAGTAGCCATGGTTAGGAAGGGCCTCTTTTGGCAGGATAACAATTAACTGGTTGTGTGAAGTTATTGCCAGAGAGGTCTCAGGCTTGATATTCAATGGTGGCTCCTATACATTGACTCAGTTGCAGCCTTCAGGTGTTTAGTGCCAGTAGTCTCCTGCAACTACCATAAGTTTTCTACTGTAACATTTTAACATGCTTTGACTTGtcatataaaaattcaaatcttgATTCCTAAAAGAAGTCTTCCCATGTTCTGATGATAGTTTTGCTGTAGGTTTACACAGCGAAATATTCTGAGGGTCTATCCAAAGGGTACACGCATTGACTCATCAAATTACAACCCCCTAATTGGGTGGTCGCATGGAGCCCAAATGGTTGCATTTAACATGCAggtttgctttgtttgtttgtttttgttttcttcttttaacttttttaagtcGGGGATATCTTGCTTTAACTATTCCCTTTATCATTTGATCAAATTGctgctcttttattttattttttcctttccttttgttCTGAAGTTATGATTATAGTAATTAATTAGCTGCTCGTGTATGAAAATTTGTAGcagtattttcttttaacttgaGCCATTAGAAAAGTGATCTGCACGTGTATGTCTATGATTGCCCATGTTATTCCCCACACAGAACTACTTTTCTGATAGGAAAGATATGCTATTGGATTTGATCATTTGGAACTTTTGT encodes the following:
- the LOC121246384 gene encoding phosphoinositide phospholipase C 2-like, which translates into the protein MPKQCTKTQSDQIDLFLRLPLPTQTRHNNMSKQTYKICFCFRRRFRLAAAEAPDDVKILFSQYSENGTMAADHLRRFLVEVQKDHNATLEDAQAIIDGLGRLHDLRHHNIFHRKGITVEAFLKYLFSDTNPPLSPLGVHHDMTAPLSHYFIYTGHNSYLTGNQLSSACSDGPIINALQKGVRVIELDIWPNSKKDNVEVLHGRTLTTPVELIKCLKSIKEHAFIASEYPVVITLEDHLTPDLQAKVAEMATQTFGDILFTPGSESLKEFPSPESLKKRIIISTKPPKEYLEAKEIKEKESDSQKGKALGDEKAWGREVSNLKDIALANDKNDLDEEENNEEEDLDDADPKLQQHAAPEYKRLITIHAGKPKGGLQECFKVDPEKVRRLSLSEQQLEKAVLTHGKELVRFTQRNILRVYPKGTRIDSSNYNPLIGWSHGAQMVAFNMQGYGRSLWLMHGMFRANGGCGYIKKPDFLLKTDPDNEVFDPKVRLTVKETLKVTVYMGEGWYYDFPHTHFDAFSPPDFYARVGIAGVPADTVMKKTKTLEDNWVPNWNEEFEFPLTVPELALLRIEVHEYDMSEKDDFGGQACLPVSELRSGIRAVPLHSREGEKYKSVKLLMRFEFV